A window of Meleagris gallopavo isolate NT-WF06-2002-E0010 breed Aviagen turkey brand Nicholas breeding stock chromosome 11, Turkey_5.1, whole genome shotgun sequence genomic DNA:
CTGTGGGTTTATTTCAGCCTCGCTTTCTGAGGAAGTGAAGCCAAGCCAGGCAAGATGGCTTCTTTCGTTTTGTACCTTTTCAACTCTTCAGCAGTTTCAGCTAATTTGTCAGGAAGGCACAGGCTTTGTATGTAATTATATCCCAAGGTGTCTTGTGCACATCAGCTACCGGGTAGATGGGGGAAAGCCCCATTGGTTCCCGTGGTCAGGGGGAGGCTGTGGTGGAAGATCAATGCTTATACGTTGGGAAATCCTAGGAGTGCACATCCTGAGACCAGAAATCCTGAGAAGTAGGGATTAATTGGGTTTGCTGCTCTCAGAACTACTGCTTTATTTTGAACGGTGGGGATTTGATAGGGGCTTTAGCAGGATGACATAATGGGGTGGAAAACCGGCGAAGCAGCCAAAAGTGTGTGACAGAGAGGTCTGCTACATGACTTAGTTCTGCCGCTGTGCTGCTGCCTACCCACTTGAGTTGCAGGAGCATTATTTCCAACTGATGTCAGTGCTGAATTGCCTCAGTCATTGGTGGGGTGTGTGCGTGTGTAAAAGGGAGTTGAAAGCACTGGAAATTTTGTGTTCATAGATGTTGGAGAAGCTTGGATGGCGTGAGTGTATTCCTGATTTGCTTATGTTCTCACTCTTGTCTTTGTTCCAGTAATATGTCTGATGCTCTCGCGAATGCAGTGTGTGAACGCTGCCAGACTCGATTTGATCCCGCGGAGAGGATTGTGAACAGCAATGGGGAGCTCTACCATGAGAACTGCTTTGTCTGTGCTCAGTGTTTTCGCCAGTTCCCAGATGGACTTTTTTACGAGGTGAGGTTGCACGCTGTgtatgagagaaaagaaatatctttgttAAAAGGCAAAGAATTAGGTGAAAATTATGACAGAAATATGAATTCCCATCTTTCTTGCATATTTAATTTCTAAGCTTTAAGAGGGTCTTGCagcttggtttctttttcctttttttcttcctcttaccTACTTCTGTTCATCAACTAaactgtgtttgctttttgggTAAGAGGCGTTTCAGAAAAGATAACACAAATATATCTTAATATTTCATTAGGCTTAAGTGATAGTTCGCCTTTATTTTTAGGTATTTTGTACCAGACTTTGCCAACTGAAGTTGGCAAACCCATACAAAACAAGTTTAAATCTTTTCACAGGTTGTGTGCAAGCATTGCTTTTgaataatacattattttaaacatgCTGCATTCTTAGTTTTTTAGTCCTCTGTAGGAGGAATAATTCTAAATacacaagttaaaaaaataaattataggGAAAGAAACTCTGGGCACCCCAGGATTTTTGTTGTCTTGTAGGAGCTTTGCTATTGATTTAATTATTTGCAAAGCAAATTCACTATGAGGCTGAAGCTGTATTTGGATGTTGCTTTGAGAAAATCTCTGGGAGCTTAAAAACAGGAGAGAAGGGAGACTAGAACTAAAAACCTTTTCTGGTCTTGTCCAACTCATTTTTTCAAGTGGAAAATGCTAAACTGTAAGAACTGATCACCATTCAGTTATTCATGATGGCTCGTTCTCTCTTTTCAGTTTGAAGGTCGGAAATACTGTGAGCATGACTTTCAGATGCTGTTTGCTCCTTGCTGCGGGGAATGTGGTAAGATGTACAAATACATTTGTACAGCCTCATCCAGCTATGTAGTTCCCACAGTGAGCTACACTGTTAGGGGCAAGCAGCCCTTCTTTTAGCAGGGTTGGCCCTGTAGCATAGACATCCATTGAAACACCAcaggttcatagaatcatagaatggcttgggttggaagggacctcaaggatcatcaggctCCTACCCCCTGCCACAAACAGaaccaccaacctccatatctaacactagaccaggctgttACTGCCACCACTGAATGCTGTCTAGCCCTGGGCTGAATCTGGGGTCATTTTAAGGAGCAGGAAATCTGGAGGGAAACAAAAGATGTAATCAGCAGTGATTTGGGGCATCCTGGTGGTGGGAagagggtttggtttttttttcaccaaaGTTGTAAAGTAGTAGTTCTTGGGAGATTAAAGGGCAGAATTATTAAGGGCTGTAGATGATTgataaaactgttttctgcaTGGATCTCAAGgtgttgctttccttttgtaGGTGAGTTCATCATTGGGCGTGTTATCAAGGCAATGAACAATAACTGGCACCCAGAATGTTTCCGTTGTGAGCTCTGTGACGTGGCACTTGCTGACCTGGGTTTTGTGAAGAATGCTGGCAGGTAAAATGGAGCAGGAGCTCTGGAAATTTTGTCAGTATGTTGTTGATATGAGAGTGAGATGTTGAGCGTGCTCCATTGGTCATCTATCGGGAGGTGAAGCTTGTAGAGGTACAGAGGAAGCTTTAAGGAGTAGCCTGTTGTGGGATGGGGAATTAAAGGAAGAACAGTGTTCTTTGTTCAATGGAATGTGTAGAAAGCAGAAACTCAAATGTTAGTAGCTAGTGGAAGgatactgaaaagaaagggaTTCCAGATAGCAGGTGAGAAGAGGGATTGTGTGATGCTGAGTAGGCTGTTTATCAGGTAATTTCTGATAAACGATTCTGAAGCAATTCAAAACATAGCAAAAGGCTAAGAGAACAATGTGAGGATTACACCAAAACATATTCAGCATAAGATTTCCCAACTCTTCAAAAACCATTCGttttatataaagaaatacaaaatcaagTCATAAGGTAGATTAATGCATTTAATTAAGAAGTAAGAAACTAAAAACTTGAAACTTCTACAAAAGGATATCATAAGAAAATAAACCCATTTGACATTAGTACATAATGCTATACAATTCATAGTTAATTTCAGGCTTTCATATCTTGAGCAAAGCTTAGTAGTTTCCTGGGGTTTACattttcagtacctgaagggtgAGGAAGGTAAGTTACATGTTTGTACCCTGTCCAGCAGGGAGATTCCTCCACTCCCTTTTCTGTTCTGTCCTGCACACAACTTTTGTCTTAGTTTTTTGAGCTGGGCATAATAAATTTGACTTGTGACACCTTAGCTTGTTAGAATCTGTGCTGTTGTCACAGCACCTAAGAGTATTCCTGGGTCTTTTTAGGAAAGCAGCTAGGATTGAAACAATTCAAGcatgaaaaagaatgtttgatTTCATAATATGTGGGccaaattttaaatggaaagtaTAGGAAAGGAatgtgtgtgcctgtgtgtcTGTACGTTCCACATTTATTTCACCTGTCGTGTGGTTTTCTATAACATTTACCTCTTTTGCACAGAAGCTTTCTGCTAGCAAATGCTGTTGGAAACTGTTgtgttcattttccattttctcactGTACCTGATCTTGCTAGGTCTGCCTCTCATTCCCAGGTGTGTTCCACTGGATATAATTTGTATCAGGAAGGATAGTTAAGATAATCCCTGCTTTATCTGTAGCAAATAAATAGTCTGGCTAGGTAAACTGCCAAAATGAAATAGTTGTAAAACACCTTAATGATGAGAATTTCTTCTGGGCAAAGGGAacatcagtaaaataaataccCTGGAGGTGATTAAgagatgtgtagatgtggcaccaGAGGACTTGGTTGGAGTGATGGCACTTGGTAGGTCAGGTGAGTGATTGGActgatcttgaaggtcttttccatcctaaatgatgctatgatttcttcttctgctgGCTTTTGTCCACCTTTACCAATTTTTAAGACAGAGGTTCATAGTTT
This region includes:
- the LOC104912617 gene encoding LIM and senescent cell antigen-like-containing domain protein 2 gives rise to the protein MTGSNMSDALANAVCERCQTRFDPAERIVNSNGELYHENCFVCAQCFRQFPDGLFYEFEGRKYCEHDFQMLFAPCCGECGEFIIGRVIKAMNNNWHPECFRCELCDVALADLGFVKNAGR